A stretch of Salvelinus sp. IW2-2015 unplaced genomic scaffold, ASM291031v2 Un_scaffold1799, whole genome shotgun sequence DNA encodes these proteins:
- the LOC112072009 gene encoding oocyte zinc finger protein XlCOF6-like, which translates to MSKLQLLSVFLNDRLTAADVEIFGAVEKTVMEYQEENDRLRRLLRITPEIKLCRIDSLQLSVSEEEVPPEQQHCEQEWSPSLGQEDPETIQIKEEQEEVRTSQQEEQLQGLVDTKDSISTPSCVKSECDQQDPCQEAVRAEYPTLSPLKTSKLQLFCVFLNECLTASAAVEIFGAVEETVAEYQDENDLLRRLLRITPEIKLCRIDSLQLSVSEEEVPPEQQHCEQEWSPSLRQKDPETIQIKEEQEEVRTSQKEEQLQGRFDTKDSISTPSCLKSSIPPLDPNTSMGKQCCHDCGETFALKADLQKHVTLTKKRPSECVFCKKRYNSTCKLKAHVRLCHGVKPFTCPVCGKTFKLKKYLSRHIRMHTGEKSFICGDCGKSFYRKENLTMHLRIHTGEKLFICGDCGKSFSIKNNLNMHKLIHTGEKPFSCGYCGKSFSQKGDLGRHILIHTGEKPFSCDDCDKSFRHKGSLTKHIWTHTGDKSFSCGDCGKNFYRKEHLTVHLLTHTGEKPFICGDCGKSFNQKGSLKAHILIHTGEKLFICGDCGKSFSLKKHLTVHILTHTGEKAFSCGDCGKNFAQKAHLNNHIRTHTGEKPFSCSDCGKSFSQKGVLGRHILTHTGEKSFSCSDCGKSFSLKDHLNKHILTHTGEKPFSCCYCGKSFSQKGVLGRHIRTHTGEKPFSCCYCGKSFGQKVVLGRHIQTHTGEKQFSCGDCGKIFSVKRNLIKHKLIHRGEKQHGCSVCDKIFTQKTNLLRHVKNNHKESK; encoded by the exons actccctgcagctctctgtctctgaagaggaggttccccctgagcagcagcactgtgagcaggagtggagccccagtctgggaCAGGAGGACCCAGAGACCAtacagattaaagaggaacaggaggaagtcaggaccagtcagcaggaagagcagcttcaaggGCTCGTTGATACCAAAGACTCCATATCCACTCCttcctgtgtgaaaagtgaatgtgatcAGCAGGACCCATGTCAAGAAGCCGTACGAGCTGAATACCCAACTCTCAGTCCACTGAAAACATCTAAACTAcagttgttctgtgtgtttttaaaTGAATGTTTAACGGCATCTGCTGCTGTGGAGATTTTTGGTGCGGTTGAGGAAACTGTAGCAGAGTACCAGGACGAGAATGATCTGCTACGGAGACTGCTGCGGATCACACCAGAGATaaaactatgtagaatag actccctgcagctctctgtctctgaagaggaggttccccctgagcagcagcactgtgagcaggagtggagccccagtctgaggcAGAAGGACCCAGAGACCAtacagattaaagaggaacaggaggaagtcaggaccagtcagaaggaagagcagcttcaaggGCGCTTTGATACCAAAGACTCCATATCCACTCCTTCCTGTTTGAAAAGTTCAATCCCACCATTGGATCCGAACACGTCAATGGGGAAACAGTGTTGCCATGACTGTGGTGAAACTTTTGCTCTGAAAGCTGATCTGCAGAAGCATGTGACTCTCACCAAGAAGAGACCCAGTGAATGTGTCTTCTGCAAAAAACGCTACAACTCCACCTGTAAACTAAAGGCCCATGTCCGACTCTGTCACGGTGTGAAACCTTTCACCTGCCCTGTTTGTGGCAAGACCTTCAAACTAAAGAAATATCTGTCCAGACACATCAGgatgcacacaggagagaaatcattTATCTGCGgtgactgtgggaagagcttctACCGCAAGGAGAACCTAACTATGCATTTACggattcacacaggggagaaactcTTCATCTGTGGTGACTGCGGGAAGAGCTTCAGTATCAAGAATAACCTAAACATGCATAAActgattcacacaggagagaaaccatttagttGTGGTtactgtgggaagagcttcagtcAGAAGGGGGACCTAGGGAGGCATATAttgattcacacaggagagaaaccgtttAGCTGTGACGACTGTGATAAAAGTTTCAGACACAAGGGGTCCCTAACCAAACATATATGGACTCACACAGGAGATAAatcatttagctgtggtgactgtgggaaaaacTTTTATCGTAAGGAACACTTAACCGTGCATCtgctgactcacacaggagagaaaccatttatttgtggtgactgtgggaagagcttcaatcAGAAGGGGTCCCTTAAGGCACATATActgattcacacaggagagaaactctttatctgtggtgactgtgggaaaagcttcagtcTGAAGAAGCACTTAACTGTGCACATACTGACTCATACAGGAGAGAAAgcatttagctgtggtgactgtgggaaaaacTTCGCTCAGAAGGCCCACCTAAATAATCATATACgtactcacacaggagagaaaccatttagctgctCTGACTGCGGGAAAAGCTTTAGTCAAAAGGGTGTCCTAGGGAGACAcatactgactcacacaggagagaaatcattTAGCTGtagtgactgtgggaaaagcttcagtcTGAAGGACCACCTAAATAAGCAtatactgactcacacaggagagaaaccatttagctgttgTTACTGCGGGAAAAGCTTCAGTCAGAAGGGGGTCCTTGGGAGACACATacggactcacacaggagagaaaccttttagctgttGTTACTGTGGGAAAAGTTTCGGTCAGAAGGTGGTCCTAGGGAGACACATacagactcacacaggagagaaacaatTTAGCTGTGGCGACTGTGGGAAAATATTTAGTGTCAAGAGGAACCTAATCAAACACAAACTGATTCACAGAGGAgagaaacaacatggctgctcAGTCTGTGATAAAATATTCACTCAGAAGACTAATCTGTTGAGGCATGTCAAAAACAACCACAAAGAAAGTAAATGA